Proteins found in one Balaenoptera musculus isolate JJ_BM4_2016_0621 chromosome 4, mBalMus1.pri.v3, whole genome shotgun sequence genomic segment:
- the LOC118894967 gene encoding LOW QUALITY PROTEIN: pancreatic progenitor cell differentiation and proliferation factor-like (The sequence of the model RefSeq protein was modified relative to this genomic sequence to represent the inferred CDS: inserted 1 base in 1 codon), whose product MEEVEKVVHSRVNELYHWQPVYSDSSVFVITSLTVKWRSFLKIKEGPARLGRGAVGRGLLRRWAQWPSAPVPAVRDRAPRPARGRRRGFHQPTSESMAAIPSSGSLVATHDYYRRRLGSTSSNSSCGSAEYPGEGIPXPPGLPRADPGHWWASFFFGRSTLPFTATVLESPEHSEPAPASSGMITCDLAREAVGKQQPGGQPGQTNSRPPS is encoded by the exons ATGGAAGAAGTGGAAAAAGTTGTGCATTCTAGAGTCAATGAGCTTTACCACTGGCAGCCGGTTTACTCTGATTCTTCAGTGTTCGTCATTACATCTTTGACAGTTAAGTGGAGGAGCTTCTTAAAGATTAAGGAGGGCCCCGCGCGTCTGGGTCGTGGAGCCGTCGGCCGCGGTCTCCTGCGCAGATGGGCTCAGTGGCCTAGCGCCCCGGTCCCCGCCGTCCGTGATCGAGCGCCCAGGCCCGCGAGGGGTCGCCGCCGAGGTTTCCACCAGCCCACAAGCGAGAGCATGGCAGCCATCCCCTCCAGCGGCTCGCTCGTGGCCACCCACGACTACTACCGGCGCCGCCTGGGCTCCACTTCCAGTAACAGCTCCTGCGGAAGTGCCGAGTACCCTGGGGAAGGCATCC CGCCCCCCGGTCTCCCCAGAGCTGACCCGGGACACTGGTGGGCTAGCTTCTTTTTCGGGAGGTCCACTCTCCCATTCACGGCCACAGTGTTGGAGTCCCCAGAGCACTCAGAACCAGCCCCGGCCTCCAGCGGCATGATCACCTGTGACCTGGCTCGGGAAGCCGTGGGGAAGCAGCAGCCTGGCGGCCAGCCTGGCCAAACCAACTCCAGGCCCCCGTCCTGA